A window of Argopecten irradians isolate NY chromosome 1, Ai_NY, whole genome shotgun sequence contains these coding sequences:
- the LOC138323558 gene encoding arginine/serine-rich protein PNISR-like isoform X1, whose product MWANPWPAGMLQQSFQGIPHEQVDWAALAKQWIQQKETVGTDNMSIPPPPVQPGGPPPMPGPMMMAMHAGPPPPPPVAPSNGGGGEDMELDDGDNENGPNKANNFNNFVAQGSQPQGWEWGLQQNWSVPPPNWTMPQPSVEDEKIESQTFEYGHGGGFQQSYDYNHGEENYDYQNDGNQGDYQPYWGSDNQENSHGNHGFNSHHDHNRFLPQGDDSGIDAAKRKNLPAWIREGLEKMEREKIKKMEKEKREKEIQEAKEAREQAEREAAAEILKERGGESEGEPSVPKKSRFDSDNEEETERSRSKSKSPKPEIKPKKRSPSPEEFKTEEEKQLEMIMKTRKMLTEILLEVTTSEMEAVAKEVYYKEKNRAAKAPAKQLSKSTALATLTGLGLGGYGTDSDSDAVEGDSQDEEADSDVELQETIRRKKRDFEERRKSQPIYEEDEIEPETPAFLKEAISEKKASYPFENKYNGIPGLDVKHEEAGETGEGKGDRSKKDKQRKSKKTKEFSSTSSSSGSDSDSDSESSSSSVSSANSGTSSSSERKTSRKRDSTSKKNRLSGVGKVSRDDEGSVDKERRRRSRDEESARKHKSSRQDSRKVSRGNEGRDRREERSHSREGYRDDREDSRDKYRDDSRDRESDRRHSRDQRRHKSRSRSYDRDDRRYRSRSRSWDRDREKRRQKERSSSRDKRERERGRSRERYDEHHSSKSKSKSKKRKHSDDDSDGYVKYSSKHKKSSGKYSRSGSQESRSSSRKARREKYYDDKARRSSGKKSSRKQRSRSRSRSY is encoded by the exons ATGTGGGCCAATCCGTGGCCAGCTGGTATGCTGCAGCAGTCATTTCAAGGCATTCCACATGAACAAG TTGACTGGGCAGCACTAGCTAAACAATGGATTCAGCAGAAGGAGACCGTGGGCACGGACAATATGTCTATACCCCCACCACCTGTACAGCCAGGTGGACCACCACCAATGCCTGGGCCTATGATGATGGCAATGCATGCCGGACCCCCACCACCACCGCCTGTGGCTCCCTCTAATGGAGGAGGTGGAGAGGACATGGAATTAGATGATGGGGATAATGAAAATGGACCCAACAAAGCTAATAACTTCAACA ATTTTGTTGCTCAAGGTAGTCAGCCTCAAGGATGGGAATGGGGTTTACAACAAAACTGGAGCGTGCCTCCACCTAACTGGACCATGCCCCAGCCATCTGTGGAGGATGAGAAAATA GAATCCCAGACATTTGAGTATGGCCACGGTGGAGGGTTTCAACAGTCTTATGATTACAATCACGGAGAGGAAAATTATGATTACCAAAAT GATGGTAACCAAGGTGACTACCAACCATACTGGGGATCAGATAACCAAGAGAATAGCCATGGTAACCATGGTTTCAACAGTCATCACGACCACAACAGATTTCTGCCTCAGGGGGATGACAGTGGTATAG ATGCAGCTAAGAGGAAAAATTTGCCTGCTTGGATACGAGAAGGATTGGAAAAGATGGAAAgggagaaaataaagaaaatggaAAAAGAGAAGAGAGAAAAGGAAATTCAGGAAGCAAAAGAGGCTCGGGAGCAAGCAGAAAGGGAAGCAGCTGCAGAGATCCTGAAAGAGAGGGGAGGAGAATCTGAGGGGGAGCCTAGTGTGCCCAAGAAAAGCAGATTT GATTCTGATAATGAAGAGGAGACAGAGCGTAGTAGGAGTAAGTCTAAGTCTCCAAAACCAGAAATTAAACCAAAGAAGAGGAGTCCGTCGCCAGAGGAATTCAAAACAGAGGAGGAAAAACAACTGGAAATG ATAATGAAAACCAGGAAGATGTTGACAGAAATTTTATTGGAGGTGACGACATCAGAAATGGAGGCAGTGGCTAAGGAAGTGTATTATAAGGAAAAGAACAGAGCTGCTAAAG CTCCAGCAAAGCAGCTGTCCAAGTCCACTGCTTTAGCAACCTTGACAGGTCTCG GGCTTGGTGGGTACGGGACAGACAGTGACTCGGACGCTGTGGAGGGGGACAGTCAGGACGAGGAGGCCGACTCCGATGTTGAGCTGCAGGAGACCATCCGCCGGAAAAAGAGGGACTTTGAGGAGAGACGCAAGAGCCAGCCCATCTATGAGGAGGATGAAATAG AACCAGAGACACCAGCATTTCTGAAAGAAGCAATATCTGAAAAGAAAGCAAGTTACCCATTTGAGAACAAATACAATGGAATTCCTGGTTTGGATGTGAAACATGAGGAGGCTGGGGAAACAGGGGAGGGGAAGGGTGACCGATCAAAAAAGGACAAACAGAGAAAGTCCAAGAAAACAAAGGAATTTTCTAGTACAAGTTCTTCAAGTGGTAGTGATAGTGATTCAGATTCAGAAAGTTCAAGTAGTTCTGTGTCCTCAGCTAATTCAGGAACATCCAGTTCGTCTGAAAGGAAAACTTCACGGAAAAGGGATTCCACCTCCAAAAAAAATAGATTATCTGGTGTAGGCAAGGTAAGCAGAGACGATGAAGGTAGTGTGGACAAGgaaaggaggaggaggagtagAGACGAGGAGAGTGCAAGGAAACATAAGTCTAGTAGACAGGACTCAAGGAAAGTTTCTAGAGGGAATGAGGGTAGGGATAGACGGGAGGAGAGATCACATAGCCGGGAGGGGTACAGGGACGATAGGGAAGACAGTAGGGACAAATACAGGGACGATAGTCGTGATAGGGAATCCGACCGGAGACATAGTAGGGACCAACGACGACACAAAAGTAGGTCACGCTCATACGATAGGGACGATAGACGATACAggagtaggtcaaggtcatgggATAGGGATAGAGAGAAACGCAGACAGAAAGAGAGAAGTTCCAGTAGGGATAAACGAGAAAGGGAACGTGGTAGGTCTCGGGAGAGGTATGATGAACATCACAGCAGCAAATCCAAGTCTAAATCAAAGAAAAGGAAGCATTCTGATGATGACAGTGATGGATATGTTAAGTACAGCAGCAAACACAAGAAATCCTCGGGAAAATACTCTAGAAGTGGATCACAAGAATCGCGTTCCAGTAGCAGGAAGGCTCGTAGGGAAAAGTATTATGATGATAAGGCTAGGAGAAGCAGCGGTAAGAAGTCCAGTCGCAAACAAAGGTCTAGATCCAGATCAAG
- the LOC138323558 gene encoding arginine/serine-rich protein PNISR-like isoform X2, producing MWANPWPAGMLQQSFQGIPHEQVDWAALAKQWIQQKETVGTDNMSIPPPPVQPGGPPPMPGPMMMAMHAGPPPPPPVAPSNGGGGEDMELDDGDNENGPNKANNFNSSQPQGWEWGLQQNWSVPPPNWTMPQPSVEDEKIESQTFEYGHGGGFQQSYDYNHGEENYDYQNDGNQGDYQPYWGSDNQENSHGNHGFNSHHDHNRFLPQGDDSGIDAAKRKNLPAWIREGLEKMEREKIKKMEKEKREKEIQEAKEAREQAEREAAAEILKERGGESEGEPSVPKKSRFDSDNEEETERSRSKSKSPKPEIKPKKRSPSPEEFKTEEEKQLEMIMKTRKMLTEILLEVTTSEMEAVAKEVYYKEKNRAAKAPAKQLSKSTALATLTGLGLGGYGTDSDSDAVEGDSQDEEADSDVELQETIRRKKRDFEERRKSQPIYEEDEIEPETPAFLKEAISEKKASYPFENKYNGIPGLDVKHEEAGETGEGKGDRSKKDKQRKSKKTKEFSSTSSSSGSDSDSDSESSSSSVSSANSGTSSSSERKTSRKRDSTSKKNRLSGVGKVSRDDEGSVDKERRRRSRDEESARKHKSSRQDSRKVSRGNEGRDRREERSHSREGYRDDREDSRDKYRDDSRDRESDRRHSRDQRRHKSRSRSYDRDDRRYRSRSRSWDRDREKRRQKERSSSRDKRERERGRSRERYDEHHSSKSKSKSKKRKHSDDDSDGYVKYSSKHKKSSGKYSRSGSQESRSSSRKARREKYYDDKARRSSGKKSSRKQRSRSRSRSY from the exons ATGTGGGCCAATCCGTGGCCAGCTGGTATGCTGCAGCAGTCATTTCAAGGCATTCCACATGAACAAG TTGACTGGGCAGCACTAGCTAAACAATGGATTCAGCAGAAGGAGACCGTGGGCACGGACAATATGTCTATACCCCCACCACCTGTACAGCCAGGTGGACCACCACCAATGCCTGGGCCTATGATGATGGCAATGCATGCCGGACCCCCACCACCACCGCCTGTGGCTCCCTCTAATGGAGGAGGTGGAGAGGACATGGAATTAGATGATGGGGATAATGAAAATGGACCCAACAAAGCTAATAACTTCAACA GTAGTCAGCCTCAAGGATGGGAATGGGGTTTACAACAAAACTGGAGCGTGCCTCCACCTAACTGGACCATGCCCCAGCCATCTGTGGAGGATGAGAAAATA GAATCCCAGACATTTGAGTATGGCCACGGTGGAGGGTTTCAACAGTCTTATGATTACAATCACGGAGAGGAAAATTATGATTACCAAAAT GATGGTAACCAAGGTGACTACCAACCATACTGGGGATCAGATAACCAAGAGAATAGCCATGGTAACCATGGTTTCAACAGTCATCACGACCACAACAGATTTCTGCCTCAGGGGGATGACAGTGGTATAG ATGCAGCTAAGAGGAAAAATTTGCCTGCTTGGATACGAGAAGGATTGGAAAAGATGGAAAgggagaaaataaagaaaatggaAAAAGAGAAGAGAGAAAAGGAAATTCAGGAAGCAAAAGAGGCTCGGGAGCAAGCAGAAAGGGAAGCAGCTGCAGAGATCCTGAAAGAGAGGGGAGGAGAATCTGAGGGGGAGCCTAGTGTGCCCAAGAAAAGCAGATTT GATTCTGATAATGAAGAGGAGACAGAGCGTAGTAGGAGTAAGTCTAAGTCTCCAAAACCAGAAATTAAACCAAAGAAGAGGAGTCCGTCGCCAGAGGAATTCAAAACAGAGGAGGAAAAACAACTGGAAATG ATAATGAAAACCAGGAAGATGTTGACAGAAATTTTATTGGAGGTGACGACATCAGAAATGGAGGCAGTGGCTAAGGAAGTGTATTATAAGGAAAAGAACAGAGCTGCTAAAG CTCCAGCAAAGCAGCTGTCCAAGTCCACTGCTTTAGCAACCTTGACAGGTCTCG GGCTTGGTGGGTACGGGACAGACAGTGACTCGGACGCTGTGGAGGGGGACAGTCAGGACGAGGAGGCCGACTCCGATGTTGAGCTGCAGGAGACCATCCGCCGGAAAAAGAGGGACTTTGAGGAGAGACGCAAGAGCCAGCCCATCTATGAGGAGGATGAAATAG AACCAGAGACACCAGCATTTCTGAAAGAAGCAATATCTGAAAAGAAAGCAAGTTACCCATTTGAGAACAAATACAATGGAATTCCTGGTTTGGATGTGAAACATGAGGAGGCTGGGGAAACAGGGGAGGGGAAGGGTGACCGATCAAAAAAGGACAAACAGAGAAAGTCCAAGAAAACAAAGGAATTTTCTAGTACAAGTTCTTCAAGTGGTAGTGATAGTGATTCAGATTCAGAAAGTTCAAGTAGTTCTGTGTCCTCAGCTAATTCAGGAACATCCAGTTCGTCTGAAAGGAAAACTTCACGGAAAAGGGATTCCACCTCCAAAAAAAATAGATTATCTGGTGTAGGCAAGGTAAGCAGAGACGATGAAGGTAGTGTGGACAAGgaaaggaggaggaggagtagAGACGAGGAGAGTGCAAGGAAACATAAGTCTAGTAGACAGGACTCAAGGAAAGTTTCTAGAGGGAATGAGGGTAGGGATAGACGGGAGGAGAGATCACATAGCCGGGAGGGGTACAGGGACGATAGGGAAGACAGTAGGGACAAATACAGGGACGATAGTCGTGATAGGGAATCCGACCGGAGACATAGTAGGGACCAACGACGACACAAAAGTAGGTCACGCTCATACGATAGGGACGATAGACGATACAggagtaggtcaaggtcatgggATAGGGATAGAGAGAAACGCAGACAGAAAGAGAGAAGTTCCAGTAGGGATAAACGAGAAAGGGAACGTGGTAGGTCTCGGGAGAGGTATGATGAACATCACAGCAGCAAATCCAAGTCTAAATCAAAGAAAAGGAAGCATTCTGATGATGACAGTGATGGATATGTTAAGTACAGCAGCAAACACAAGAAATCCTCGGGAAAATACTCTAGAAGTGGATCACAAGAATCGCGTTCCAGTAGCAGGAAGGCTCGTAGGGAAAAGTATTATGATGATAAGGCTAGGAGAAGCAGCGGTAAGAAGTCCAGTCGCAAACAAAGGTCTAGATCCAGATCAAG